One segment of Proteus appendicitidis DNA contains the following:
- the fadA gene encoding acetyl-CoA C-acyltransferase FadA — MEKVVIIDGIRTPMGRSKGGAFRHVRAENLSAQLMQALLTRNPNINPNDIGDVIWGCVQQTLEQGFNIARNAALLAELPHKVPAVTINRLCGSSMQALHDGARQIMLGDSQVALIGGVEHMGHVPMTYNADFNPSLNLSVAKASFSMGLTAEMLAKSFQISREDQDKFAYRSHHLAAIATQQGYFDNEIIPINGHDAIGNFINVKNDEVIRYNPSLEELAQLKPVFDPATGSVTAGNSSAVSDGASAMFITSERYAKEHNLTPRAIIRSMAVTGCDPAIMGYGPVPATEIALKKAGLTLGDIDIFELNEAFAAQSLACMKKMNLLDSIDDKINLNGGAIALGHPLGCSGSRITTSLLNIMERKDAQFGLATMCIGLGQGIATIIERV; from the coding sequence ATGGAAAAGGTTGTCATAATTGATGGTATTCGTACTCCAATGGGACGCTCAAAAGGTGGAGCATTTCGCCATGTCAGAGCGGAAAACCTCTCTGCACAATTGATGCAAGCACTACTAACACGCAATCCGAATATTAATCCCAATGATATTGGTGATGTAATTTGGGGCTGTGTACAACAAACTTTAGAGCAAGGTTTTAATATCGCTCGTAATGCGGCGTTATTGGCTGAACTTCCACACAAGGTTCCGGCAGTTACCATTAATCGGTTATGTGGTTCATCAATGCAAGCATTACATGATGGCGCTCGCCAAATTATGCTGGGTGATAGTCAAGTCGCATTAATCGGCGGCGTTGAACATATGGGTCACGTACCAATGACTTATAATGCAGACTTTAATCCATCACTTAATCTTTCTGTTGCTAAAGCTTCATTTTCAATGGGATTAACAGCAGAAATGCTCGCAAAATCATTCCAAATTTCACGCGAGGATCAAGATAAATTTGCTTATCGCTCACATCATTTAGCAGCGATTGCGACACAGCAAGGCTATTTTGATAATGAGATAATACCTATCAATGGTCATGATGCTATAGGCAATTTTATCAATGTAAAAAATGATGAAGTGATTCGTTATAACCCTAGCCTTGAAGAATTAGCACAGCTTAAACCGGTGTTTGATCCAGCGACAGGCTCTGTAACAGCTGGCAATTCATCCGCAGTTTCTGATGGTGCATCCGCTATGTTTATCACCAGTGAACGTTATGCCAAAGAGCATAATTTAACGCCTCGCGCCATTATTCGTTCAATGGCTGTGACTGGATGTGACCCCGCAATTATGGGTTATGGCCCTGTTCCTGCAACAGAAATCGCATTGAAAAAAGCGGGATTAACATTAGGTGATATTGATATTTTTGAGCTAAATGAAGCTTTTGCCGCGCAGTCATTAGCTTGCATGAAGAAAATGAATTTGCTCGATAGTATCGATGACAAGATTAATTTAAATGGCGGAGCGATTGCCTTAGGGCATCCTTTAGGATGTTCAGGCTCTCGAATAACCACTTCATTATTAAATATTATGGAACGTAAAGATGCACAATTTGGCTTAGCCACAATGTGTATTGGATTAGGGCAAGGTATTGCAACGATTATAGAACGTGTTTAA
- the hemG gene encoding menaquinone-dependent protoporphyrinogen IX dehydrogenase, whose protein sequence is MSALLLYCSTDGQTKKIMTQIANELRQHGHECDVRDLTSVQQSLNLSAYNKVLVGASIRYGYFNKALDKFITRHLAQLNSMPSAFFGVNLTARKAEKNTPETNAYMRKFLDKTPWKPTLTGVFAGALFYPRYKWIDRVMIQLIMKMTKGETDPTKEIEYTDWNKVSEFATHFAKIE, encoded by the coding sequence ATGAGCGCGCTATTGTTGTATTGTAGTACTGATGGGCAAACTAAAAAGATAATGACACAAATCGCGAATGAATTAAGACAACACGGTCATGAATGTGATGTGAGAGATTTAACCTCTGTTCAACAGAGTTTAAATTTGTCTGCTTATAATAAAGTCTTAGTGGGCGCTTCAATTCGTTATGGTTACTTTAATAAAGCTCTCGATAAATTTATCACGCGTCATCTTGCACAATTGAATAGTATGCCGTCCGCATTCTTTGGCGTTAATCTTACGGCAAGAAAAGCAGAAAAGAATACACCTGAGACGAATGCTTATATGCGTAAGTTTTTAGATAAGACTCCATGGAAGCCAACGTTAACGGGTGTCTTTGCCGGCGCACTTTTTTATCCTCGCTATAAATGGATTGATAGAGTCATGATCCAGTTAATTATGAAGATGACTAAAGGTGAAACGGACCCAACAAAAGAAATTGAATATACGGATTGGAATAAAGTAAGCGAATTTGCGACACATTTTGCCAAAATTGAGTGA
- the fadB gene encoding fatty acid oxidation complex subunit alpha FadB gives MLYQSENIQADWVKQGIVELIFNAKGSINKLDTKTVAMLSEALAVLEATPGLKGVILRSEKPAFIVGADITEFLSLFDAPEEELTQWLHFSNQIFNRLEDLPVPTVSAINGYALGGGCECVLATDFRIASPDLRIGLPETKLGIMPGFGGSVRLPRLIGVDNALEIITAGKDVDAQTALKNGLIQAIVPLENLKESAISLIEQAIEGKIDWKAARHPKTAPLRLTELEHKMSFSVAKGMVMKVAGPHYPAPITAVKTIEKSAFLNRDEALALETESFVKLTRTDVAKALVGIFLNDQYVKNITKKRHAELPKQAAVLGAGIMGGGISYQSALKGIPVVMKDINQKSLELGMNEALSLLQKRQEKGRMSAVDMAKTLASIQPTLNYASVSDADVIVEAVVENPKVKATVLAETEALLADNAVLASNTSTIPISLLAKSLKRPENFCGMHFFNPVHRMPLVEIIKGEKTSEETINRIVSYASKMGKTPIIVNDCPGFFVNRVLFPYFAGFSLLLRDGADFIAVDKVMEKIFGWPMGPAYLLDVVGIDTANHAQAVMAQGFPDRMGTIERDAIALLYEQQRYGQKNNHGFYNYAVDKRGKKQKSVDGQIQTLIQQNAGKTQEFSQNAIIARMMIPMINEVIRCLDEGIIASPAEADIALVYGLGFPPFRGGVFRYLDTIGLAQFVADAQQYASLGPLYQIPESLKQKAQRNETYYPKPAKVDVNIRELA, from the coding sequence ATGCTCTATCAAAGCGAAAATATTCAAGCCGATTGGGTGAAACAAGGTATTGTTGAACTCATTTTTAACGCCAAAGGTTCTATTAATAAATTAGATACCAAAACGGTTGCAATGCTAAGTGAAGCTTTAGCAGTATTAGAAGCAACTCCGGGACTAAAAGGTGTTATCTTGCGTTCCGAAAAACCGGCTTTTATTGTCGGTGCTGATATTACCGAGTTTTTATCCCTTTTTGATGCTCCTGAAGAAGAATTGACTCAGTGGCTACATTTTTCTAATCAGATTTTTAATCGACTTGAAGACCTACCTGTTCCTACCGTTTCCGCTATCAATGGCTACGCACTTGGCGGTGGCTGCGAGTGTGTACTTGCTACTGATTTTCGTATCGCTTCTCCTGATCTGCGTATCGGTTTACCAGAAACAAAACTTGGGATCATGCCAGGCTTTGGAGGCTCAGTACGCCTTCCTCGTTTGATTGGTGTCGATAACGCATTAGAAATTATTACTGCTGGAAAAGATGTTGATGCCCAAACTGCACTTAAAAATGGATTAATCCAAGCAATTGTCCCTCTAGAAAATTTAAAAGAAAGTGCTATTTCGCTAATCGAGCAAGCAATTGAAGGAAAAATTGATTGGAAAGCTGCACGTCATCCAAAAACAGCACCATTAAGACTGACAGAGCTTGAACATAAAATGTCTTTCAGTGTGGCTAAAGGTATGGTGATGAAAGTCGCAGGACCTCACTATCCAGCACCAATCACCGCAGTAAAAACAATTGAAAAATCAGCCTTTCTAAATAGAGATGAAGCACTGGCTCTTGAAACTGAAAGCTTTGTTAAGCTCACACGCACTGATGTTGCAAAAGCCTTAGTCGGTATTTTCCTTAATGATCAGTACGTTAAAAATATCACAAAAAAACGTCATGCCGAATTGCCTAAACAGGCTGCAGTATTAGGTGCTGGGATCATGGGTGGCGGAATTTCCTACCAATCCGCCTTAAAAGGTATTCCTGTCGTAATGAAGGATATTAATCAAAAATCCCTTGAGCTAGGTATGAATGAAGCGTTAAGCCTGCTACAAAAACGCCAAGAAAAAGGTCGAATGAGTGCTGTTGATATGGCAAAAACTCTCGCCTCTATTCAACCAACACTAAATTATGCTTCTGTCAGTGATGCCGATGTTATTGTCGAAGCTGTTGTTGAAAATCCAAAAGTAAAAGCAACTGTACTTGCAGAAACAGAAGCGCTATTGGCTGATAACGCGGTACTTGCATCAAATACTTCTACGATCCCTATTTCCCTACTCGCAAAATCATTAAAGCGTCCTGAGAATTTCTGTGGGATGCACTTCTTTAATCCTGTTCATCGAATGCCGCTGGTTGAAATCATTAAAGGCGAAAAAACCAGTGAAGAGACGATTAACCGTATCGTCAGTTACGCCAGTAAAATGGGAAAAACACCGATTATTGTTAATGATTGTCCCGGCTTCTTTGTAAACCGAGTTCTCTTTCCTTATTTTGCAGGATTTTCTCTATTACTAAGAGATGGCGCGGATTTTATTGCTGTTGATAAAGTGATGGAAAAGATATTTGGCTGGCCTATGGGACCTGCATACCTGCTTGATGTTGTGGGTATTGATACGGCAAATCACGCTCAAGCCGTAATGGCTCAGGGTTTCCCTGACAGAATGGGAACGATTGAGCGAGATGCTATTGCTCTTTTATATGAGCAACAGCGATATGGTCAGAAAAATAATCATGGTTTCTATAATTACGCAGTTGATAAACGGGGTAAAAAACAGAAATCTGTTGATGGTCAAATTCAAACGCTTATTCAGCAAAATGCGGGCAAAACACAAGAGTTTAGCCAAAATGCAATTATCGCTCGGATGATGATCCCAATGATTAATGAAGTTATCCGTTGTTTAGATGAAGGTATTATTGCCTCACCAGCAGAAGCGGATATTGCATTAGTTTATGGTTTAGGCTTCCCTCCTTTCCGAGGTGGTGTATTCCGTTACCTTGATACCATCGGATTAGCGCAATTTGTTGCCGATGCACAGCAATACGCATCATTAGGACCTCTATATCAAATTCCTGAAAGCTTAAAACAGAAAGCGCAACGCAACGAAACCTATTATCCAAAGCCCGCAAAAGTAGATGTTAACATCAGAGAACTCGCTTAA
- a CDS encoding LamB/YcsF family protein encodes MIKAVDLNSDLGESFGQWTMGNDDAVLEIVSSANIACGFHAGSPDGILKTLKAAKQHNVAIGAHVAYPDLVGFGRRNMDIASDELTADVIYQIGALQGLAKAVGLSVTYVKPHGALYNTIAHDKRQALAVIDAILAIDPQLILVALAGSPLIELAKEKGLRVIAEAFADRAYHADGTLVSRKKEGAVLHDPQLVAQRMLRLVQEGGIESIEGIFTIIQADSICVHGDSPDAVALAKSVKEILINHGVSIKPFAPQSLKSEVQK; translated from the coding sequence ATGATAAAAGCAGTCGATTTAAACAGTGATTTAGGTGAGAGCTTCGGCCAATGGACGATGGGCAATGATGATGCAGTGCTTGAAATTGTCAGTAGTGCCAATATTGCTTGCGGCTTTCATGCAGGTTCACCAGATGGCATTTTAAAAACATTAAAAGCAGCGAAACAACACAATGTCGCAATAGGGGCACATGTTGCTTATCCTGATTTAGTGGGCTTTGGTCGCCGAAATATGGATATCGCCAGTGATGAATTAACGGCAGATGTGATTTATCAAATAGGTGCTTTGCAAGGATTGGCTAAAGCAGTGGGTTTGAGTGTGACTTATGTGAAGCCCCATGGTGCGCTTTATAACACTATTGCTCATGATAAGCGCCAAGCACTTGCAGTTATTGATGCGATCCTCGCCATAGATCCACAACTTATTTTAGTTGCTTTGGCTGGCTCTCCCCTTATTGAACTCGCAAAAGAAAAGGGGCTTCGTGTGATTGCTGAAGCCTTTGCAGATAGAGCTTATCACGCTGATGGCACATTAGTTTCTCGCAAAAAAGAGGGTGCCGTTTTACATGATCCCCAACTTGTTGCACAACGCATGTTACGACTTGTGCAAGAAGGTGGAATTGAATCTATAGAAGGCATTTTTACCATAATACAGGCTGATTCTATTTGTGTTCATGGTGATAGCCCTGATGCTGTGGCTCTGGCTAAAAGTGTAAAAGAAATTTTAATTAATCATGGTGTTAGCATTAAGCCTTTTGCACCTCAGTCTCTTAAAAGTGAGGTACAAAAATGA
- a CDS encoding GntR family transcriptional regulator yields the protein MQKKTSPQILSQKVANIIRQKITIGELPPGERLSETALSETLEISRNTLREVFRVLTQEGLLTYKPNRGVFVSVPDMASIMDIYRVRRLIECDALRHSYPMHPAIVRMQDSVNQAKIFQEQQDWSGVGTCNMHFHTAIVELSDSPRLFKQYQLILAELRLAFGLLNDPQLLHAPYIEKNEQILMLLMDGKAQEAAGAMEDYLEISERTVLAAFSRHNFC from the coding sequence ATGCAGAAAAAAACATCTCCACAAATTCTTTCTCAAAAAGTCGCAAATATTATTCGGCAAAAAATCACTATTGGAGAATTACCTCCTGGTGAAAGATTGTCAGAAACTGCATTAAGTGAAACGCTAGAGATATCGCGCAATACTTTAAGAGAGGTTTTCCGCGTTCTTACCCAAGAAGGGCTTTTGACTTATAAACCTAATCGCGGTGTTTTTGTTTCTGTACCAGATATGGCAAGTATCATGGATATTTATCGTGTAAGACGATTAATTGAATGTGATGCTCTACGACATTCTTATCCTATGCATCCCGCTATTGTTAGAATGCAAGATAGTGTTAATCAAGCAAAAATTTTTCAAGAACAACAAGATTGGAGCGGTGTAGGAACCTGTAATATGCACTTTCATACCGCGATTGTGGAGCTTTCAGATAGCCCTAGATTGTTTAAACAATACCAACTTATTCTAGCTGAATTACGTTTAGCATTTGGCTTACTCAATGATCCGCAATTACTACACGCACCTTATATTGAAAAAAATGAACAGATTTTAATGCTATTGATGGATGGAAAAGCGCAAGAAGCCGCGGGCGCAATGGAAGACTATTTAGAAATTTCAGAAAGGACTGTGTTAGCAGCATTTTCTCGTCATAACTTCTGTTAA
- the trkH gene encoding Trk system potassium transporter TrkH: protein MHFRSITRIVGLLVILFSVTMIIPGIVALIYRDGAGRAFSQTFIVALIIGLMLWIPNRHKKSELKPKEGFLIVVLFWTVLGSVGALPFIFSEQPNLSITDAFFESFSGLTTTGATTLVGLDSLPKAILFYRQMLQWLGGMGIIVLAVAILPLLGVGGMQLYRAEMPGPLKDNKMRPRIAETAKALWLIYVLLTIICALALWIAGMDVFDAISHSFSTIAIGGFSTHDASIGYFNSPTINIIIGVFLLISGCNFGLHFAVLTGRSLNIYWRDPEFRMFISIQLGLVIICSGILWLYSVYDSGWITINQAFFQVVSMATTAGFATDSFAQWPAFLPLLLLCSAFIGGCAGSTGGGLKVIRILLLFLQGNRELKRLVHPNAVYTIKLGHRALPERIIEAVWGFFSAYALVFIISLMLLIATGVDEFSAFSAIATTLNNLGPGLGIVADNFTTMNPAAKWILVVTMLFGRLEVFTLLVLFTPTFWRD from the coding sequence ATGCATTTTCGTTCAATAACCCGTATTGTCGGACTGCTTGTTATCTTATTTTCTGTCACGATGATCATTCCCGGTATTGTCGCATTAATATATCGAGATGGTGCAGGGCGTGCATTTAGCCAAACATTTATTGTCGCCTTGATCATTGGGTTAATGTTGTGGATCCCCAATCGACATAAAAAAAGTGAGCTTAAGCCTAAAGAAGGCTTTCTTATAGTTGTCTTATTTTGGACGGTGCTAGGCAGTGTAGGGGCATTACCGTTTATCTTTTCTGAACAACCCAATCTTTCCATTACTGATGCCTTTTTTGAATCTTTCTCTGGACTGACTACAACCGGAGCCACGACGCTTGTAGGGTTAGATTCATTACCTAAAGCTATTTTGTTTTATCGCCAAATGCTCCAATGGTTAGGAGGAATGGGGATCATCGTATTAGCTGTCGCTATTCTTCCACTTTTAGGTGTTGGGGGAATGCAGTTATATCGTGCAGAAATGCCGGGTCCATTGAAAGATAATAAAATGCGACCTCGAATTGCAGAAACAGCGAAAGCACTTTGGCTTATTTACGTCTTATTAACGATCATTTGTGCCTTAGCATTATGGATTGCTGGTATGGATGTGTTCGATGCTATTTCTCATAGCTTTTCAACTATTGCGATTGGTGGGTTTTCTACCCACGATGCCAGTATTGGTTATTTTAATAGCCCAACCATTAACATCATTATTGGTGTATTCCTTCTGATCTCTGGTTGTAACTTTGGTTTGCACTTTGCCGTACTCACGGGAAGAAGCTTAAATATTTATTGGCGTGATCCTGAATTTCGTATGTTTATCTCAATTCAATTGGGATTAGTCATTATTTGTAGCGGCATTCTATGGCTTTATTCAGTATATGACTCAGGATGGATAACCATAAATCAGGCTTTTTTCCAAGTTGTCTCTATGGCGACAACCGCGGGCTTTGCCACGGATAGCTTTGCACAATGGCCTGCATTTTTGCCTCTTCTATTATTATGCTCTGCGTTTATTGGTGGTTGTGCAGGATCAACGGGTGGGGGATTGAAAGTCATTCGTATCTTGCTTTTATTCCTACAAGGGAATCGTGAATTAAAACGTCTTGTTCACCCTAATGCCGTTTATACCATCAAACTTGGCCACCGAGCATTACCTGAACGTATTATTGAAGCAGTGTGGGGATTTTTCTCCGCTTATGCGTTGGTATTTATTATTAGCTTAATGTTGTTGATAGCGACAGGCGTTGATGAATTTTCTGCATTTTCTGCTATTGCCACTACATTAAATAATCTTGGTCCTGGGTTAGGTATTGTCGCCGATAACTTCACGACAATGAATCCAGCTGCAAAATGGATATTAGTCGTGACAATGTTATTTGGGCGACTAGAAGTTTTCACACTATTGGTTTTATTTACCCCAACGTTTTGGCGTGATTAA
- a CDS encoding IMPACT family protein: MKAYLIPAETVEFSEEIKKSRFITFIAHTEGIDAAKAYIQSIKEQFPDARHHCWAFVAGRPDDSQQLGFSDDGEPTGTAGKPILAPLLGSGMGEVTAVVVRYFGGIKLGTGGLVRAYGSGVQQALKLLPTKTKVPQLRFSVACEYSLVSLLEQVVEQYQGQVLSSEYTDKVTFVLSLPAVHSDEVEVKLRDISRGSMQLIPLDKNE, encoded by the coding sequence ATGAAAGCGTATTTGATCCCCGCTGAAACCGTAGAATTCAGTGAAGAAATAAAGAAGAGTCGTTTTATTACATTTATTGCTCACACTGAAGGTATTGATGCAGCAAAAGCGTATATCCAGTCTATCAAAGAACAATTCCCTGATGCCCGGCACCACTGTTGGGCTTTTGTTGCAGGAAGACCTGATGACTCACAACAGTTAGGTTTTTCTGATGACGGGGAGCCAACAGGTACTGCGGGAAAACCTATTCTTGCTCCTCTTTTAGGGAGTGGAATGGGAGAAGTCACCGCAGTGGTTGTACGGTATTTCGGTGGGATCAAATTAGGAACCGGTGGGTTAGTTAGAGCTTATGGCAGTGGTGTTCAACAAGCATTAAAGCTTTTGCCAACGAAAACGAAAGTACCACAGTTGCGTTTTAGTGTAGCGTGTGAATATTCACTGGTTTCATTACTTGAACAAGTTGTTGAACAATATCAGGGGCAAGTACTTTCAAGTGAATATACTGATAAAGTCACTTTTGTACTTTCATTACCTGCCGTGCATAGTGATGAAGTTGAAGTTAAACTACGCGATATAAGTCGTGGCAGTATGCAATTAATCCCGCTAGATAAAAATGAATAA
- the pepQ gene encoding Xaa-Pro dipeptidase: protein MEKLLSLYQEHIKTLQNRTRDALSRHHLDSVLIHSGEPIRVFLDDSDYPFKVNAHFKAWVPVTDVPHCWLLADGVNKPKLWFYSPVDYWHSVEALPSSYWTHEIELIHLKNVDDIQKELAPYINKNTAYIGPNTQRAESLGVSIDNINNQSLLNYYHYYRAYKTGYELACMREAQKMAVNGHIAAHEAFQAGLSEFDINMAYLMATGHRDTDVPYGNIVALNEHAAVLHYTKLDHESPDEYRSFLIDAGAEYNGYAADITRTYSAKENHEFTSLVKDMNDAQQALIATMKAGVRYTEYHVQMHQRIAGLLNKYGIVKGVSEEEMVSAGLTTPFLPHGLGHALGLQVHDAAGFMQDDKGTHLAAPSMYPFLRCTRIVEPGMVLTIEPGFYFIDSLLAPWKEGKNSTHFDWKLIEHFKPFGGIRIEDNIIIHDNKIENMTRDLHLA from the coding sequence ATGGAAAAATTGCTCTCTCTGTACCAAGAACATATCAAAACTCTACAAAATCGTACTCGTGATGCTTTATCCAGACACCATCTTGATTCTGTATTAATTCATTCTGGTGAACCTATCCGTGTTTTCCTTGATGACAGTGATTACCCTTTTAAAGTGAATGCTCATTTTAAAGCATGGGTGCCTGTTACAGATGTACCACATTGTTGGTTATTAGCGGATGGCGTTAATAAACCTAAATTATGGTTCTATTCTCCAGTTGATTATTGGCATAGTGTTGAAGCTTTACCAAGTAGCTATTGGACTCATGAAATTGAGCTAATTCATCTTAAAAATGTTGATGATATTCAAAAAGAGCTAGCACCTTATATTAATAAAAATACTGCTTATATTGGTCCAAATACACAGCGAGCAGAATCATTAGGTGTGAGTATTGATAATATCAACAATCAATCTCTTCTTAATTATTATCATTATTACCGTGCCTATAAAACAGGTTATGAATTAGCTTGTATGCGTGAAGCACAAAAAATGGCCGTCAACGGGCATATTGCCGCTCATGAAGCTTTCCAAGCTGGATTAAGTGAGTTTGATATTAATATGGCGTATTTAATGGCTACGGGTCATCGTGATACCGATGTTCCTTATGGCAATATCGTCGCCTTAAATGAACACGCTGCTGTTTTGCACTACACAAAATTAGATCATGAATCACCAGATGAGTATCGCAGTTTCCTTATTGATGCAGGTGCAGAGTATAATGGCTACGCGGCAGATATCACTCGTACTTATAGCGCAAAAGAAAATCATGAATTTACTTCATTAGTTAAAGATATGAATGATGCGCAACAAGCGCTGATTGCAACGATGAAGGCTGGAGTACGTTACACTGAATATCATGTTCAAATGCATCAACGTATTGCTGGATTACTCAATAAATACGGTATTGTTAAAGGTGTGAGTGAAGAAGAGATGGTAAGTGCTGGATTAACTACACCATTTTTACCTCATGGCTTAGGGCATGCTTTAGGTCTACAAGTTCATGATGCCGCTGGATTTATGCAAGATGATAAAGGTACCCATTTAGCGGCTCCTTCAATGTATCCATTCTTACGTTGCACACGTATTGTTGAACCGGGCATGGTATTAACAATTGAACCTGGATTTTACTTTATCGACTCTCTGTTAGCGCCATGGAAAGAAGGAAAAAACAGTACTCATTTCGATTGGAAGCTTATTGAGCATTTCAAACCATTTGGTGGTATTCGTATTGAAGATAATATTATTATCCACGATAACAAAATTGAAAATATGACCAGAGACTTACATTTAGCCTGA
- a CDS encoding NRAMP family divalent metal transporter, which translates to MATQDTANTTSSTFIKNRRSSLIAAIFLMATSAIGPGFITQTATFTATMGAAFAFGILASIIIDYVVQQSIWRVITVTNMRASDIANKAIPGSGYLLAVLVIFGGLVFNVGNIAGAGLGLNAMVGLDPKWGGILSALLAIYIFSSRKASNFIDRMIIILGLVMILLTVFVMIASNPPVGEALRQTVLPDAINFATITTIVGGTVGGYICYAGAHRLLDKGTTGIENIDAVSSAATKGILVVGLMRYILFLAILGVVASGVTLDISSHAANPASQAFQHAAGLTGLRIFGLILWAAALTSVIGAAYTSMSFITVFKNGVTERQRNIATIIFIAISLVIYMVMGTAPAALLVFAGGFNGLILPIGMTLFIFVAWRRQDLMNGYKYPAWLLWSGILVCALTWYMGIMSVGAIFNYLNIA; encoded by the coding sequence ATGGCTACACAAGACACTGCAAATACAACATCAAGTACGTTTATAAAAAATAGACGCTCTTCACTAATCGCTGCCATTTTTTTAATGGCAACGTCAGCAATTGGGCCAGGTTTTATTACTCAAACTGCAACCTTTACTGCCACGATGGGAGCCGCATTTGCATTTGGTATTTTAGCATCAATCATTATCGACTATGTTGTTCAGCAAAGTATTTGGCGAGTGATCACTGTTACCAATATGCGAGCTTCAGATATTGCTAACAAAGCAATACCAGGCAGTGGTTACTTACTTGCTGTATTAGTTATTTTTGGCGGTTTAGTATTTAACGTGGGTAACATTGCAGGTGCTGGATTAGGGCTTAATGCGATGGTTGGTCTTGATCCTAAATGGGGGGGGATCTTAAGTGCTTTACTTGCGATCTATATTTTCTCATCACGCAAAGCCAGTAACTTTATTGATCGTATGATCATTATCCTTGGTCTCGTCATGATCTTACTGACGGTTTTTGTCATGATTGCGTCTAACCCCCCTGTAGGCGAGGCATTAAGACAAACTGTTTTACCTGATGCAATTAACTTCGCTACGATCACGACAATTGTTGGTGGGACTGTAGGTGGTTATATCTGTTATGCGGGCGCTCACCGTCTTCTTGATAAAGGAACAACGGGTATTGAGAATATTGATGCTGTATCAAGCGCTGCAACCAAGGGAATTTTAGTTGTTGGATTAATGCGCTATATCCTGTTTCTTGCCATTTTAGGTGTAGTTGCCAGTGGCGTAACCTTAGATATTTCTAGCCATGCAGCAAATCCGGCTTCTCAAGCATTTCAACATGCTGCGGGTTTAACTGGATTACGCATCTTCGGTCTTATTTTATGGGCAGCTGCATTAACGAGTGTGATTGGTGCTGCTTATACCTCAATGTCATTTATTACTGTATTTAAAAACGGTGTTACTGAACGTCAACGTAATATCGCAACTATTATTTTTATCGCTATTTCACTCGTCATTTATATGGTTATGGGAACGGCTCCGGCTGCATTATTAGTCTTTGCCGGCGGCTTTAATGGACTCATTTTACCTATAGGTATGACACTTTTCATTTTTGTTGCATGGCGTCGCCAAGATCTCATGAATGGTTATAAATATCCTGCATGGTTACTGTGGTCAGGTATTTTAGTCTGTGCGCTGACTTGGTATATGGGAATTATGTCTGTGGGTGCTATTTTCAACTACCTCAACATTGCTTAA